A single genomic interval of Lucilia cuprina isolate Lc7/37 chromosome 2, ASM2204524v1, whole genome shotgun sequence harbors:
- the LOC124420406 gene encoding uncharacterized protein LOC124420406, translated as MLHKNKLKLSIKALLIICSFIELTYYEYTLDDTTSTLSTIQRFWHENHDDCKFNTSVLIKMFKQLMDITCTDEDQFLVLLTHSIRKHLILMMSQQLEAAIKEKTLGTNKILEKNMNKLQEIDKRAVKSIWALTIDRVDIEVVIEEIVLLKDEELQIEAFQKLIDKCLLDTTKTSNLMSLLTFHIVKRFKNRISCSSENSLDRLYCHLPQELLLLYEDLKQPYILTNHVRLPKGKQTICTLVTFEDKAFVAFGIKLGGSVEYIYGDDSKRVYFMKSSNFKSNQLWQVIWPFNNYRHDASGYIMFQNKMTKKLLCLEDLKLVQLSATENMQKPECYWRISYATETEISEEC; from the coding sequence ATGTTGCACAAAAACAAGCTTAAGCTCTCTATTAAAGCGCTTTTAATAATATGTTCATTTATTGAACTGACTTATTATGAATATACACTCGATGACACAACTTCAACATTATCTACTATACAAAGATTTTGGCATGAAAATCATGATGattgtaaatttaatacaaGTGTTCTTATTAAAATGTTCAAACAGTTAATGGATATAACTTGCACTGATGAAGATCAATTTTTGGTCTTGCTGACACATTCCATAAGAAAACACTTAATACTTATGATGTCGCAACAACTAGAGGCCGCCATTAAGGAAAAAACTTTAGGAACtaataaaatattggaaaaaaatatgaataaactgCAGGAGATAGATAAAAGAGCAGTAAAATCTATATGGGCCTTAACCATAGATCGTGTTGATATTGAAGTTGTTATTGAAGAAATTGTGCTGCTTAAAGATGAGGAACTACAAATCGAAGCGTTTCAGAAGCTCATTGATAAATGTTTACTCGACACAACCAAAACCAGCAATCTAATGTCACTGCTAACATTTCATATTGTTAAAAGATTCAAAAATAGAATCTCTTGTTCGTCTGAAAACAGTTTGGATCGTTTATATTGTCATTTACCTCAGGAATTACTTTTGTTATATGAAGACCTCAAACAGCcgtatattttaacaaatcatgTCAGACTTCCCAAAGGCAAACAAACAATTTGCACTTTAGTGACTTTTGAGGATAAAGCTTTTGTGGCATTTGGTATAAAACTAGGCGGTTCTGTTGAGTATATATATGGCGATGACAGTAAACGAgtgtattttatgaaaagttcaAACTTTAAATCGAATCAATTGTGGCAGGTTATTTGGCCTTTCAACAACTATAGACATGATGCTTCTGGCTATATaatgtttcaaaataaaatgacaaaaaaactaTTGTGCCTTGAGGATTTGAAGCTAGTACAATTAAGTGCAACGGAAAATATGCAGAAACCGGAATGCTATTGGCGAATATCGTATGCAACTGAAACTGAGATAAGTGAAGAATGTTAA